In Trichoplusia ni isolate ovarian cell line Hi5 chromosome 17, tn1, whole genome shotgun sequence, the DNA window taaatgttttgtgtgcCATTCTGATGTGCATTCgcgttgatttatttattttctatcattttttattgaaaaacattgGCAACATGTTATAACAACCAATactgctgtttttattttgttataaaaatcgtCAAGTTTAGAGtaaaacgatattttattttggtatttcatatgtttttccattaatttagtaaaaaagaatcaaatacTCCTACTTATGAATGTccttacttaattaatttatttataatgaatagGGCGAAAATTTTTACATTTCTGAACTGTGTTTGCATGTCAGTTGGTTCTTGGTTGTGACACTGACAGAACAGTAGATAACCTAAAAGATAGTCAGTCAATTACATCaacttattgaaaataattaataatgattagtaatttgtttaaaaacactgTGGCACTATGTATGCGAAGTCAAAATGCTATCAAATTTGCAGCAGCACCTCCTCGAGCCATACACACTACAAGTCCAGCAAATGACCTAATGGAATTTTTCGATGCTAAGAAAAATTGGGGAGAATCCAACATTAGAGTCGGCAGATCATGGAAAACCGATGAACTAAGAATCAAATCGAACACAGATTTACACAAGCTGTGGtatgttttgttaaaagaaCGCAACATGCTCTACACAATGGAGCATGAATGTAATGACAAAATGAGACTGTTTCCTAATCCTGAACGAATCGACAAAGTTCAAGAATCCATGAATAACATTGAAACAGTCATAAGGGAGCGTAATGTAGCATACTATCAACTCGAAACTGGTGAAACTAGAGAGCGGCCTGTAGAAGATGTTGTGAACCTCTTTGGGTTGCCAGACAAACACAAGAAGTCAGAATATTACTTACCTAAACATATGAACAAACGTTGGGTGCGACCATACCTCGAAAATGGCTTTATCAACAGTACTGCTGTGAAAAAATTCTACAGAATGTACAAAGAGAAAGAGTACAATATTGAAAGAAAAGCTCGCAACAGAGACTTC includes these proteins:
- the LOC113502470 gene encoding 39S ribosomal protein L47, mitochondrial-like; translated protein: MISNLFKNTVALCMRSQNAIKFAAAPPRAIHTTSPANDLMEFFDAKKNWGESNIRVGRSWKTDELRIKSNTDLHKLWYVLLKERNMLYTMEHECNDKMRLFPNPERIDKVQESMNNIETVIRERNVAYYQLETGETRERPVEDVVNLFGLPDKHKKSEYYLPKHMNKRWVRPYLENGFINSTAVKKFYRMYKEKEYNIERKARNRDFNHVQHLLKRFPDMDMEKLKAEYPNVDIEKAKRSKKARGHFMPKY